The DNA window AATGATACAACTACACCGTATAAACATacggtttattttttttattatatttaataataatttttttatcttttttagtACATATGAAAATATGGCCATGTTGTTTTTATACATGTAAAATTCTTGGTGTATGAATAGCAGTCCTCTTGTTTTTTTTAACTATGTGTAAGCAATGATAATTAACAATCTTAAATAGTATTCTTCTGCAACTACAATTAGTTCAATTGATAGATGCATAAACATTTATTATATTGGACGTGTTAGGACATGTgattccttatttctccacactTAAAGGAATTTAGCTCTAACTATTAGGCTGTTTGACTTAAGAAACAAATCATAAACACAATAGTTCATTTTTATTTCTTCTTCAAACTATTTTTAATACAATTTAAAAGAACAAAATCATTTAAACTAACTTTGATCTACATGACTACATCCTCCTATGCAAATTAACTTGATACATAAAATCCAAACTCTAATTTTTACAAGAAATATCACCAACATGAATCAAACTTGATGAATCCACATCATTTGTAATAAATCACAGGCTTATTTGATTCAGAATCCCACATGCCTCCTTCCTTCATATACTCAACATATCTAGCAAATTCAGGCTTAGATGttgctttcttcttcttcctcctaaaatcaaagaaattcaaaagtgGGTGAACACTGTTATTCTTAGGATCACTGCTACTTACTTTCTTTGTAGGGTTTCTTTGTAGATTAATATCACCAAAGTTTGAAGCCATAGCCATTTTATCCTTTGTATTTGATGGCTCTGAAGGAACACTTGCACTTCTCTTCAAGTACTCTTCATTTGAAATTCCATTTTCATTGGAAATTCCATTATTATTTCCACCAAATTCTTTATCTAATTTCTCATATTTTTCATGGCCTCTTCGAGTACTAG is part of the Vicia villosa cultivar HV-30 ecotype Madison, WI linkage group LG2, Vvil1.0, whole genome shotgun sequence genome and encodes:
- the LOC131646778 gene encoding uncharacterized protein LOC131646778, producing the protein MFRSTSTRRGHEKYEKLDKEFGGNNNGISNENGISNEEYLKRSASVPSEPSNTKDKMAMASNFGDINLQRNPTKKVSSSDPKNNSVHPLLNFFDFRRKKKKATSKPEFARYVEYMKEGGMWDSESNKPVIYYK